The genomic window AATACTATAGCAATCATTAAAAATAAAATTGCCTTTCTTGTATCTCTAATATGATATGCTTTAAAAAATTTAACAAGTAAAATTCCAACTAAAACTCCTAAAACTAATCCACTTATAATACTCATAGGAATTTTTAAAAGTTCTTTATAAATATTTACACCTTTTCCTAAAGCCATTGACAAAAAAGATGAAAATAAAGTTATAGCAAATATATCATCTATTGAAGCTCCAGCTAAAATTATTGTTGGAATTTCTCTTTCTTTTCCTAGATTTTTTTCTTTTAAAGTTAACATTTCTGGTACAACTACTGCTGGTGATACAGCTGCTATTATAAACCCTAAACAACCTGAAATAGCAAAAGAATATCCAAGTAAAATATGAGTGATTAACATAATAGTAAATCCTTCAAAAAGACAAGGTAAAGCTGCCATTTTTATGGCTGTTTTACCTATTTTTTTAAGAACTTCCCTATCAATTCCTAGCCCTGCTCTAATTAAAATTACAATTAAAGCACAAAGTCTTAAATCAGGAGATATCTGTAAAATTTTATCAGATATAAAAAATGATTCTAAAAATTTTAAATTTAATGTATTTACAAAATAATCTTTAGAATATTCTCCTAATAAAATTCCTGTGAAAAGCATTCCTAAAAGCCCTGGAAGTCTTAACTTTTCAAAAACTTTAGCCAATGATATGGCTATTAAAATAAAAACTGCAAAACTAAATAACATATTTCCTCCTTAAAAATAAAAAAACTTCTACAAACGAAAAAAACATTTGTAGAAGCTATCATCTTAGTTATAAGCATTTTACACATAAGTGCTTGGAGAGCCTCATCTCCAATTATTATTTTTACAGACTTATTATATCTTATTTTTTTTAAAGTTACAAGAAAAAATTTTTTTAACAAATAAAATCATTGGAATTCAAGAATTTTATTCAGTTTTTAAAAAAATATGTTGACAAAAAATTAAATATTTGATAGAATTATTTTGTTGCGGGAATAGCTCAGTTGGTAGAGCGTCAGCCTTCCAAGCTGAATGTCGCGAGTTCGAACCTCGTTTCCCGCTCCATTTTTTTATAAAAATATTCATAATTATTCCCTAAAGAACTAAAAATTTAGTTCTTTTTTATTTTTTTGTAAAATTTCTTTTTATAAAAAACTACATCTTTCCTCTTAAAGCATTTAAGACAAAAGATGTAGTTAGTAAATTTATAAATCTTTAATTATTTTTTTAATTTTCTATTTTCTTCTTTTAAAATTATTTCATATTTTCTTAACTCTGATATTGCTTCTTTTGCTAATGGTGTTAAACAAATTATATTTATAACTGTCATTATTCCTAAACCAAAATCAGCTAATGACCATACAAAGAAATTTTGTTTTACCCCACCAATATAAACCATTAAAATTATAAGAAGTTGATATACAATATTAATTCCTGTTTTTTCTGTTAAATAATTAAGGGCGTTTCTTCCATAAAAAGTTACAGCAAGAATTGTACTTAATGAGAAAAAGAAAATAACAACAACTGTAAATGGAAGTCCTACTATTCCTATATGACTTTTTATAGCTTCTTGGAATAAAGCCATACCACTTAATTCTTTTCCATTTAATATCATTCCTTGAACTCCAGTTACATTTTTAGCTCCAGCTAAAAGAACAACAAAGGCTGTAGCACTACATACTAATAAGGTATCTACAAAAACTCCTAAAGCTTGAACCATTCCTTGTTTTGCTGGTTGGTCAATATCAACTACTGCTGCTGCATAGTTAGAATCTCCACTTCCAGCTTCATTTGAGAATAATCCTCTTCTAACTCCTTGCATTATTACAATTCCTATAGCTCCTCCAGCTATCTCTTTTGTTCCAAAAGCTTTTGAGAATATATCTACTATCATCATTGGAATTGAAGAAATATTTGTAAGAATTATATAAAGAACAACTCCTAAATATAATCCAGCCATTATAGGAACTATTTTATTAAGAGAAGTTATAATTACATCTTTCTTTCCTCTTCCAAATATAATAGCTGCTACTATTACTGTTAAAGTTATTGATACCCAACTTTGTTTTATATTATAAGCACTAGCTACAGATTCTGTTATTGAGTTTGACATAACTTGAGTAACTCCTATATAACAAATTATAGAAGCTATTGCATATAATCCTCCAAGCCATCCAAGTTTTAATCTTTTTCTAATAATCCAAGGTGTTCCACCAATATAATTTCCATCTTTATTTTTCTCTCTATAAATAACTGCCAAAGTAGATTCAATAAAAGATGTTGCTGCTCCAAATAAAGCTACTAACCACATCCAGAATAATGAACCAGGTCCTCCAACTGTTATTGCAGCCACAACTCCAGCTATATTTCCAGCTCCAACTCTACAAGCTGTTCCTAAAAAAAATGTTTCTATAGAACTTATTCCATTTTCTTTTTTTTCTTCATTTGTAAATACTGATAATATAGGTCCAAGTAATCTAAATTGCATAAATTTTGTTCCTAATGTAGCTAAAATCGCCGCTCCTATTAGTAATACAACTAAAATATTTTTTCCCCATAACAGATTATTTACTCCGTCAACTAAATTTTTAAAAATTTCCATATAAATCCCTGCCTTTTATAATGTTTTACTATATAAGTATATCATTCCTAATATTAAAAAAAAAAGATAACAATATTTTTTATTTTTTGTTCGATATTTAAGTTTTTATCTCTTTAGTTTTAATAGTTTTTAAAAAAAATAATTAAATATTTGTTCGATTTATTTTTATTTTTAAGAAAAAAATAGATATTAATACAATTTTTTCTACATAATATATTAAATAAAAAGACAAAATCTTTATTATTTTCATAAATATAAAATTTTTGTAATTGAAAATATTTTTATAGAGATAAATTTTATATTTATAAAAAGAAGATATTAACTTAATAATATCCTCTCTTTATTTTAATTTTTTTAATTGTATTTTTTTTAAAAGTTTTAATTCTAATTTTCTAGGAATAAATTTCCCCATAAATACTAAAATTTTATTGATAACCCCTGGTATCGACACTTCTTTTTTATTAAAAAAATCTTGTACTATAATTTTAGCAACTTTTTTCGATTCCATAGTATAAAAGTTCTTTTCTTTATCCATTCCTACAAATTCTGTTTTAGTTGGTCCTGGATAAACTCCCATAACTTTAAAATTTTTATCTCCTAATTCTTCTGCAATACCATTGGTAAAAGAAGAAACAAAAGCTTTTGTTCCATAATACACTGCAAAATATGGTCCTCCACTTTGAAAGGCTGCTGTTGATGAAATATTAATTATTCCTCTAATTTTATCAATATTTTCTTCTAAAGATTTATTTATAAATTTATAAGTAATATACACAAGAGACTTGATATTTAAATCTATCATTTTTTCATTATTTTTATAATCTATATTATAAAACTCCCCCAAAAATCCAACTCCTGCATTATTTATCAATATATCTATAGATATTTTATCTTTATCTAATATTTTAAAAATTTTATCAATATTTTCTTCTAAAGTAATATCATAATTTAGAGGAATAAAATCTTCACCATATTTATTTTTTAATTCTAAAAGTTTTGATTCTGTTCTTCCAATACCAAATACTTTATGATTTCTTTTTATAAATTCAGATACTAATTGATAACCTATTCCTTTAGTAACTCCTGTAATTAAAATATTCATAATAACCTCTTAGAATATTATAAACATAACATTTTCTTGTGGCTTTTGATAGTTTGAATTTTGATTTCTCTCATCTCCTAATATCCAATCAAATAAAAATTTAGCATGAGAAACTGTATTTCTTATACATTTTCTTGTTCCTTTAAAAGTTCCAAGTCCATCTTCTTTTTGTTTTAAAAAGAAATCTTCATTGTCTACTTCAACATGGTCAACAGGTGTTCCATGTAAATATCCACCACCACTAAATCTTATAGCATATCTTGCTATTCCCATATCAGCTCCATAAATATCTCTGTATCCCATTTCATATTTAAGTAATGGAACTATAAAAGACCCCCTAGGAGTTTCAAATCCTAATTGACTTTCTAAACCTGTTTTTGCATAAATATATGAAATCAAAGTCCATTCTCCATTTATTTTTTCAAAAGCTGCTAAGTTTTGATTTTCAATATCAACAACAATGGCTTTTTCAAATCCCTCTTCTATTTTGGGATTATATGAAAGATACTTTTTGTCAATAACTAATGGAGATTCTGGAATTCCTTCTACTTTTACTTCTGCTTTGTTTCCATTAATTTTTAAAACACTTAACACAGACCTATCTGGAATATGTAATTCAATATTTTCTTTTTCATAGACTCCAACTATATTTTGGTCTATTGAAATCCCATATTTATCCTTTGTTCTTTTCATATCTTTATTATATGGATTTGGTAAATATGAGTTTGTGGAAGCTAATTTTATATTATTTTGATTATTTTCATTTATAAATTTTTCTACATCTTTTATTCTTTCTAACATTTTTTCAAATCTAAATGTTTTTACATCAACATTGTTTCCAAAAACATATCCAATTCCTTTTGAAGTTTTTACTTTATACCAATAACTTTCTCCAACTTTAACCTTTTCTAAAAGTTGATATTTTGTGTTAAATGGAGCATTGTATATAACTTCTGATTTTGGATTTGGTTCCTCTCTAATAATAGCATATAAAGTTTTTATAAAAACATAATCTAACAATTCTGGCAAATCATCTTCTTTATATTTTATATCAACCTTTATATCATCATGTATTAAATTATCATATCTATTTTCTACAACTATATTTGATTTTTTTCCAAATATAATTGTAGTAAATAATATAAATATAATTCCAATTAATCTTTTTTTCACAAATTTCCCCCTATAAATTAATTATATTTTTCTTAAATCCTTTTTTTTCTACTAGAGAAATTTTTACTTCTAAACTTTCTCTATTTACTATTTCTTTAACTTTTTCTAAATATTTTTCTTCTAATTTTACAGCTAATCCACAATTTGCAGAAATTTCTGTAGGTAAAGGTATTATTCTGCATTCTATATTTTCATTTAATAAAATTTTTTCTACTTTTATAACTAAGTGAGTAGACTCTGCTGATACAACTAAAAATCTTTCTTCTAAAACCATTTTATCTCCATTAAACTCTTATTATTTTTGTAGCTTTAAGTTGTCTTTCAACTATAGTGTACATATTAGTTAAACTTCCAACTTGTAATTTATCTTGTAAACCATAATAATTTACACAAGTTCCACAAGCTATAATTTCAACACCCATAGCTTCTAATTTTTTTAAATCCTCTATAGTATTTTTATTAACAGTTGCAAGACATACACCTTTATTATAAAGAATAACTGTTTTTGGTAAAACTTCCATTTCAGTTAAAGAATATATAAATCCTTTTACTAAAATTTCTCCTAATTCTCTATCACCTTTTCCCATTTCGTCAGAATCTATTACAACAACAATATTTTCTTCTTTTACTTCATCTTTTTTCTCTTCTTTTGTTTTTGTAATTACAACTTTATAATTTCCTTCTACTTTTTCAGATTTATAACTAAAACCCAACTCTTTTCCTAATTTTTCCAAATTTTCTTTAGCAGTCTCATTATCTACTAATACTTCTACTTCCCCTTCTTCTATTTCATTTAAAGCTTTTTTAGTCATTATAACAGGGATAGGACAAAGAAATCCCACAGCATTTACTTTTATCATAATTATTCTCCTTTTATATATCTTATATTTTTTCTATTTACCAAAAAATTTATTTTTTCTAGCTTATTTATAAGAAGAATTGCAATATCTCTATTTGTATTTATCAATTGTCTAAATTCTCCTAAAGTTATTCCTTTCTCCTTATTTTCTTCACTTTCAAAATACTCTTTTAATAACTTCATACTCTCTTTAAAATATCCAGAAAGAATAAATCTATTCTCACCTAAATATTCTAACATATTTTCCTCTACCATATATCTATGAATAGCTTGTATGTTATTTAATTGATAACCATTTTTTATTAAACTTTCTTCTATTATCTCATATTTATATGGTAAAAATCTAGCATTTTTATATATACTAAAAATTTCTTCTTTTATTTTTTTGTCATCTTTAGTAAGTTTTATTTTAAAATCTACAAGGGAAATTTTTCCTTGAATTACTTTTATTTTTTCTAATGATATAAGTTCTTTTATAATTTCTTGTAAATTTTCAACTCTATTAGAAAAATTTTTTTCTAATTCTTTTATTTCAATTCCTTTTTCTAAATAATTTTTTTTATGAAAATCTAATAAAAAATTTAAAATTTTACCTATATTTATCTCTTTATTTTTATTTTCAAAACCTAGCAGAATATTTTTTAATTCTTCAATATATTCATCATATTCTATAGTTTTTTTTCTAACCTTTTTTCCAAAAACTTTTAAAATTTTTATTCCACCTAAAGTTATAAGTGGTGTATAATTTCTTATTATTCCTAATTGATTTTGGAAAAAATAACTTTCTTTTTCTAAAATTATTTCACAGAGAAAATTATTTTTATATAATTCTTCTAGTATTCTTATTTTTCCTATAATTTCAGAAGTTCCAACATAAATTCTTATCTTCTGATTAGGTTTTATTTTATTTCCCTCAATTAAAGAAAGATATACATTTATAATTTCAGTAGATTTTAGATTATCTTCCTTATATAAAAAATCTCCTCTCTTAACCTCTTTATAATCAATACCAGAAATATTTAATGCACATCTATTATTTTTTTCAATATATTCTAATCTTTCTCCATGTTGCTCTATATTTTTTATTTTTATTTTAATCTTTTGTGGATAAATATATAAAAATTCGTCTTTATTTATTTTTCCCTCTCCAACACTTCCTGTAACAACTGTTCCAAACCCTTTAGGAGAAAAACTTCTATCAATATACATTAAAAAATTTTTATCTATCCTTTTAGTTTTTATCTTTTCAATGTCAAAAAATATTTTTTCTTTTAATTTTTCAAAAGAAGATATATCATTTATAGAAGTTTCCATTATAGGTAAATTATCCATAAAAGAGTTTTTAAAAGTTTCTTTTATATTTTCTTTTAATTCTTTTATTCTCTCTTCTGTTACTAAATCTTTTTTTGTTAGGACTATAATTCCATTTTTAATTTCTAAAAATTTTAAAATATTAAAATGTTCCACAGTCTGAGGCATAATTCCATCATCACAAGCAATTATAAAAATTATATACTCAATACCAGTTACTCCTGTAAGCATATTTTTTATAAATTTTTCATGTCCAGGTACATCTACTATTCCAATTTTTTTACCATTTTTTTCTAAAAAAGAAAAACCAATATCTATCGTCATTCCCTTTTCTTTTTCCTCTGGTAGTCTATCTGTATCTATTCCTGTCAAATATTTTATAAGTGTAGTTTTTCCATGGTCAATATGTCCTGCAGTTCCTATAATTACACTCATTACATCTCCATTTCTTTGCAAATTGAATGTATAATTTCTCCTAATTCTTCTAATTCTTCTTCAAATACTGTTTTCATATCAAGAATAAATTTTTTATCTTCTATTCTTCCTATTATAGGAATATAATTTTTTCTAAAATTTTCTTCTAGTTTATTTGGAGAAATTTTATTTTTTAAAAGTATTCCAAAACTTTCAATAAATTCTTCTGGCATACTTCCACCACCAATAGTTGCTTTAGTTTCTATAACTTCATTGTCAATATTTTTATCTTTTAAAATTTTAGAAAATTTATTGGCTCTCTCTTGAACCTTTTCTATTTTCTCTGTAATCATTCTTAAAGTTGGAATATTCTCCACAGCTTCTTTTTCATTCTGATAGATAGAAAATACTTTCTCTAATATAACTATAGTAATTTTATCAACTCTTACAGCTCTTAAAAATTGATTTTTCTTAAGTCTTTCAATATATTCTTTTTTTCCTACAATAATTCCAGCTTGACATCCTCCAAGAAGTTTATCTCCGCTAAAAGTAACTATATCTATTCCACACTCTAAACTTTTTTTAATTGTAGGTTCATTTTTAACTCCATATTTTGAAAACTCTATTAAATTTCCACTTCCAATATCTTCAATAGAAATTATATTATGTTTTTTTCCAATTTCAGCAAGTTCTTCTACTGTTGTTTCATGAGTAAAACCTTGTATTTTATAATTAGAAGTGTGAACTTTCATTAAAACTCCTGTTTCTTCTGTTATTTCTTTTTCATAATCTTCTTTATAAGTTCTATTTGTTGTTCCTACTTCTGATATCTTAGCTCCTGCAAATTTTATAATTTCAGGAATTCTAAAACTTCCACCTATTTCTACAAGTTCTCCTCTTGAAATAATTACTTTTTTATCCTTAGCAAATTCATTTAAACAAAGAACTACTGCAGCAGCATTATTATTTACTATTAATGCTCCTTCACTTCCAACAACATTACAAATTAACTTTTCTAAATTTTTATATCTGCTTCCTCTTTTTCCTGTTTCTATATCATATTCAAGATTATTATAACCAGATAATATATTTCCTACAATATTTCCTATATCTTTTGAAAATACACTTCTTCCTAAATTTGTATGGATAATTGTTCCTGTACAATTAAAAACTTTTTCGATATTTTTTCTTTTTTCTATTTTTAGTTTTTCAATTATCTCAATTAAAATTTTATTTTTTAAATCTTCTTCACCAGAAAAATCTTCTAAATCTTTTAAAATTATATTTCTATATTTTTCTATAGTTTCTTTTATACATGACAAAAAAGTGTAGTAAGCTACACTTTCTTTATACTTTTCTAATTTTTTCTCATTTAAGATATAGTCAATCTTCGGCAAAGCTCTCAATAATTCTTTTTTCATTTTATCTCCTTCAAACAATAGTTACCTTACAATGATTGGAAATTCTTTTAATTTTTCTACACTTCCCACTATTGCTGATTTTATTTTAAGCTCTCCTAACTCTTTCATAACATCATTTACATATTGAATAGGTATTGAGAATAAAAGTCCTCCAGATGTTTGTGGGTCAAATAAAATTTCTTCCATCTCAAAAGAAATATTTTCAAATTTTATTTTTCCTTCTAAAGATTTTCTATTTTTTTGCCCACTTCCTGTAATATAAAATTCTTTGGCATATTCTTTACTACCACTTAAGCAAGGAATATACTCAGACTCTATTACAAAAGTTTTTTCAGAAGCACTAGCCATTTCATAAAGATGTCCTAAAAAACCAAATCCTGTTATATCTGTACAAGCTGTCACAGGATATTTTGCTATTATTTCTCCAGCATATTTATTTAAAGTAGTCATATTTTCAATAGCTTCTTGAATTTCATTTTCTTTTACAACTTTCATTTTTGAGGCAGTTGTAATTATTCCTGTTCCTAAAGGTTTTGTAAGAATTAATATATCTCCCTCTTGAGAACCGTAATTTTTAAATATTTTATTAGGAGAACAGATTCCTGTTACTGATAATCCATATTTTATCTCATTGTCATGAATAGAATGCCCACCACTTAGGACAGCTCCTGATTCATAAATTTTTTCAGCTCCACCTCTTAAAATTTCTTCTAAAATCTTTATATTCTCTTTTTCTGGAAAACAAACTATATTCATAGCTGTAATAGGTTTTCCTCCCATAGCATACACATCACTTAAGGAATTTGCAGCAGCAATTTGTCCGAAAATATATGGGTCTTCTACCATTGGAGTAAAGAAATCTAGAGTTTGAATAAGAGCTGTATCATCTGAAATTTTATATACTGCAGCATCATCAGATTTTTCATATCCAACTATTAAATTTTTATCCTCTTTTACAGGAATTGTTTTTAATATATCTGAAAGAACCTCTGGTCCTATTTTACTTGCTCAGCCACCTATTGAACATCTATCTAATAATAGTTTCATTTTCTTCACCTCATCATTTATAAAATTTCATTTAATTATATCACACTTTACTAAAAATTTCTTTGTTATTTTTTTTACCTAGATATAATATAATTCCATTTATAAAATATGACGAGATAGATATATAATTTCCTAAACTTCCACCTATATTTTTTCCTATTAAGGCAATAACTCCTCCTACAACAATAGCTGTTATTACAACTTTTTCCTTTGCTCTAAATCCAAAAATTCCTAAAAATGTTGGAACTATAAAAGCACCTGAATAAATTGAAAGGGCTAATAAAAGGGTTGCTAATATATACTTCATTTTTATAGCTACTAAAATTGATAAAAAACCAAATACAACTATTAAAATTCTTGTTATAAAAATAGAATTTTCTTTTTTTAAATCCTTTATAAAAACTTGAGCAAATAATGATGAAGCTGTAAGTAAAGTTGTGTCAGCTGTGGAAATAACAGCAGATAAAATCCCAAAATATAAAGCTAAGGCTAAAAATTTTGATAATTTTTCTTGAGCTATAACTAAAAGTACAGAATCTCCCATTCCATTTCCACCAAAAATTTGTTGTCCATATATTCCAATTCTTGCAAGAATATAAGATAGTGGTAATAAAATTAAAATTGTCAAAATAATAGAATTTTTCATTGTTTTTTCATCTTTGGCACAGAAAAGTCTTGAATAAATATCAGGACCAACAACAAAAGTTGTAGAATATGATAACATCATAACTATTAAATCTATAAATTGGAATTTTTCATTAAACATAGGGGTAATATTTATAGTTATTGGTTCTTGATTTATAAATAAAAATGTAGAAACTACTCCAAAAATAATAAATCCAAGCTGAACTACATCTGTTTTTATAATTGAAAGTTGTCCTCCTAATAAAGTATAAATAATAAAAATCACTCCACTTAAAATAACTCCCTCTGTATAAGTTAGAGTTGTCATTATACTAATTATTTTAGCTGCTCCCATAATTTGAGAAGCTATTACTCCAAGCCATGCTATTGGAATTAAAAGAGAGGCTGCTTGTTGTACTTTTTCCCCATAAAAACTTCCAAGCATACTTGGTAAATTGTATCCTTTAAAATCTTTTATATATTTTACAAGAGGCAGAAGTCCACAAAAACCTAATGAAGCACAAATAACCAACCACATTCCTGCCCAACCTGAAGAATAAGCAAAATCAACACTTCCTAATATAACAGAACTTCCAACAACAGAAGCCAATAAACTTCCTGTAATTTGAATTATTCCAGCTTTTCTTCCAGCTATAAAAAAATCTTTATCATCTTTTATTTTTTTATAAGAAAGTCCACCCATTAATAACATAATAAAAAAATATAAAAATAAAAAATTTCTATTCATAAAATTTCTCCTTTTTTTAAAATACAAAAAATTATATCATACTTATATTTATTTTTTTATTTTTTGTTTTAAA from Fusobacterium perfoetens ATCC 29250 includes these protein-coding regions:
- a CDS encoding cation:proton antiporter; this translates as MLFSFAVFILIAISLAKVFEKLRLPGLLGMLFTGILLGEYSKDYFVNTLNLKFLESFFISDKILQISPDLRLCALIVILIRAGLGIDREVLKKIGKTAIKMAALPCLFEGFTIMLITHILLGYSFAISGCLGFIIAAVSPAVVVPEMLTLKEKNLGKEREIPTIILAGASIDDIFAITLFSSFLSMALGKGVNIYKELLKIPMSIISGLVLGVLVGILLVKFFKAYHIRDTRKAILFLMIAIVFHQIEVLNLFPMASLLGIMAMGFMILEKYPELAQRLSLKFNKIWVFAEVLLFVLIGAAVNIKVVFASSIVGLIIIIIGLIGRMIGVRVALFGSNLNNNEKLFCGLAYIPKATVQAAMAGIPLMMGVPHGEILLAVGVLSIIVSVPIGVIGIRVGQKKLLN
- a CDS encoding alanine/glycine:cation symporter family protein produces the protein MEIFKNLVDGVNNLLWGKNILVVLLIGAAILATLGTKFMQFRLLGPILSVFTNEEKKENGISSIETFFLGTACRVGAGNIAGVVAAITVGGPGSLFWMWLVALFGAATSFIESTLAVIYREKNKDGNYIGGTPWIIRKRLKLGWLGGLYAIASIICYIGVTQVMSNSITESVASAYNIKQSWVSITLTVIVAAIIFGRGKKDVIITSLNKIVPIMAGLYLGVVLYIILTNISSIPMMIVDIFSKAFGTKEIAGGAIGIVIMQGVRRGLFSNEAGSGDSNYAAAVVDIDQPAKQGMVQALGVFVDTLLVCSATAFVVLLAGAKNVTGVQGMILNGKELSGMALFQEAIKSHIGIVGLPFTVVVIFFFSLSTILAVTFYGRNALNYLTEKTGINIVYQLLIILMVYIGGVKQNFFVWSLADFGLGIMTVINIICLTPLAKEAISELRKYEIILKEENRKLKK
- a CDS encoding SDR family NAD(P)-dependent oxidoreductase: MNILITGVTKGIGYQLVSEFIKRNHKVFGIGRTESKLLELKNKYGEDFIPLNYDITLEENIDKIFKILDKDKISIDILINNAGVGFLGEFYNIDYKNNEKMIDLNIKSLVYITYKFINKSLEENIDKIRGIINISSTAAFQSGGPYFAVYYGTKAFVSSFTNGIAEELGDKNFKVMGVYPGPTKTEFVGMDKEKNFYTMESKKVAKIIVQDFFNKKEVSIPGVINKILVFMGKFIPRKLELKLLKKIQLKKLK
- a CDS encoding L,D-transpeptidase family protein — its product is MKKRLIGIIFILFTTIIFGKKSNIVVENRYDNLIHDDIKVDIKYKEDDLPELLDYVFIKTLYAIIREEPNPKSEVIYNAPFNTKYQLLEKVKVGESYWYKVKTSKGIGYVFGNNVDVKTFRFEKMLERIKDVEKFINENNQNNIKLASTNSYLPNPYNKDMKRTKDKYGISIDQNIVGVYEKENIELHIPDRSVLSVLKINGNKAEVKVEGIPESPLVIDKKYLSYNPKIEEGFEKAIVVDIENQNLAAFEKINGEWTLISYIYAKTGLESQLGFETPRGSFIVPLLKYEMGYRDIYGADMGIARYAIRFSGGGYLHGTPVDHVEVDNEDFFLKQKEDGLGTFKGTRKCIRNTVSHAKFLFDWILGDERNQNSNYQKPQENVMFIIF
- a CDS encoding DUF3343 domain-containing protein: MVLEERFLVVSAESTHLVIKVEKILLNENIECRIIPLPTEISANCGLAVKLEEKYLEKVKEIVNRESLEVKISLVEKKGFKKNIINL
- the yedF gene encoding sulfurtransferase-like selenium metabolism protein YedF, giving the protein MIKVNAVGFLCPIPVIMTKKALNEIEEGEVEVLVDNETAKENLEKLGKELGFSYKSEKVEGNYKVVITKTKEEKKDEVKEENIVVVIDSDEMGKGDRELGEILVKGFIYSLTEMEVLPKTVILYNKGVCLATVNKNTIEDLKKLEAMGVEIIACGTCVNYYGLQDKLQVGSLTNMYTIVERQLKATKIIRV
- the selB gene encoding selenocysteine-specific translation elongation factor; the protein is MSVIIGTAGHIDHGKTTLIKYLTGIDTDRLPEEKEKGMTIDIGFSFLEKNGKKIGIVDVPGHEKFIKNMLTGVTGIEYIIFIIACDDGIMPQTVEHFNILKFLEIKNGIIVLTKKDLVTEERIKELKENIKETFKNSFMDNLPIMETSINDISSFEKLKEKIFFDIEKIKTKRIDKNFLMYIDRSFSPKGFGTVVTGSVGEGKINKDEFLYIYPQKIKIKIKNIEQHGERLEYIEKNNRCALNISGIDYKEVKRGDFLYKEDNLKSTEIINVYLSLIEGNKIKPNQKIRIYVGTSEIIGKIRILEELYKNNFLCEIILEKESYFFQNQLGIIRNYTPLITLGGIKILKVFGKKVRKKTIEYDEYIEELKNILLGFENKNKEINIGKILNFLLDFHKKNYLEKGIEIKELEKNFSNRVENLQEIIKELISLEKIKVIQGKISLVDFKIKLTKDDKKIKEEIFSIYKNARFLPYKYEIIEESLIKNGYQLNNIQAIHRYMVEENMLEYLGENRFILSGYFKESMKLLKEYFESEENKEKGITLGEFRQLINTNRDIAILLINKLEKINFLVNRKNIRYIKGE
- the selA gene encoding L-seryl-tRNA(Sec) selenium transferase, whose product is MKKELLRALPKIDYILNEKKLEKYKESVAYYTFLSCIKETIEKYRNIILKDLEDFSGEEDLKNKILIEIIEKLKIEKRKNIEKVFNCTGTIIHTNLGRSVFSKDIGNIVGNILSGYNNLEYDIETGKRGSRYKNLEKLICNVVGSEGALIVNNNAAAVVLCLNEFAKDKKVIISRGELVEIGGSFRIPEIIKFAGAKISEVGTTNRTYKEDYEKEITEETGVLMKVHTSNYKIQGFTHETTVEELAEIGKKHNIISIEDIGSGNLIEFSKYGVKNEPTIKKSLECGIDIVTFSGDKLLGGCQAGIIVGKKEYIERLKKNQFLRAVRVDKITIVILEKVFSIYQNEKEAVENIPTLRMITEKIEKVQERANKFSKILKDKNIDNEVIETKATIGGGSMPEEFIESFGILLKNKISPNKLEENFRKNYIPIIGRIEDKKFILDMKTVFEEELEELGEIIHSICKEMEM
- the selD gene encoding selenide, water dikinase SelD, coding for MGPEVLSDILKTIPVKEDKNLIVGYEKSDDAAVYKISDDTALIQTLDFFTPMVEDPYIFGQIAAANSLSDVYAMGGKPITAMNIVCFPEKENIKILEEILRGGAEKIYESGAVLSGGHSIHDNEIKYGLSVTGICSPNKIFKNYGSQEGDILILTKPLGTGIITTASKMKVVKENEIQEAIENMTTLNKYAGEIIAKYPVTACTDITGFGFLGHLYEMASASEKTFVIESEYIPCLSGSKEYAKEFYITGSGQKNRKSLEGKIKFENISFEMEEILFDPQTSGGLLFSIPIQYVNDVMKELGELKIKSAIVGSVEKLKEFPIIVR
- a CDS encoding sodium:solute symporter family protein; the encoded protein is MNRNFLFLYFFIMLLMGGLSYKKIKDDKDFFIAGRKAGIIQITGSLLASVVGSSVILGSVDFAYSSGWAGMWLVICASLGFCGLLPLVKYIKDFKGYNLPSMLGSFYGEKVQQAASLLIPIAWLGVIASQIMGAAKIISIMTTLTYTEGVILSGVIFIIYTLLGGQLSIIKTDVVQLGFIIFGVVSTFLFINQEPITINITPMFNEKFQFIDLIVMMLSYSTTFVVGPDIYSRLFCAKDEKTMKNSIILTILILLPLSYILARIGIYGQQIFGGNGMGDSVLLVIAQEKLSKFLALALYFGILSAVISTADTTLLTASSLFAQVFIKDLKKENSIFITRILIVVFGFLSILVAIKMKYILATLLLALSIYSGAFIVPTFLGIFGFRAKEKVVITAIVVGGVIALIGKNIGGSLGNYISISSYFINGIILYLGKKNNKEIFSKV